In one window of Chelmon rostratus isolate fCheRos1 chromosome 19, fCheRos1.pri, whole genome shotgun sequence DNA:
- the phpt1 gene encoding 14 kDa phosphohistidine phosphatase, whose translation MCTQTKAAALMANIPQADIDPSGVFKYVLIRVHSRETGDDSEVDIVRGYGWAEYHADIYDKVSEELEKSGDLDCECIGGGRIRHDSQAKKIHVYGYSMGFGRANHAVTTEKLKAWYPDYEVTWDNEGY comes from the exons ATGTGCACACAGACGAAGGCTGCGGCTCTGATGGCCAACATCCCGCAGGCAGACATCGACCCGTCCGGCGTCTTCAAGTACGTCCTCATCAGagttcacagcagagagacggGAGACGACTCGGAGGTAGATATAGTCCGAGGATACGGCTGGGCTGAGTACCATG CTGATATCTATGATAAGGTTtcagaggagctggaaaagagCGGCGACCTGGACTGTGAGTGTATCGGAGGAGGGAGGATCAGACATGATTCCCAAGCCAAGAAAATCCACGTCTATGGATACTCCATG GGATTTGGAAGAGCGAACCACGCAGTAACTACTGAGAAACTGAAGGCTTGGTATCCAGACTATGAGGTGACCTGGGACAATGAAGGATATTGA
- the mamdc4 gene encoding apical endosomal glycoprotein, with protein MVQLRSSALILLLTLQFAAGSLVRRCLSPEGKCDFVCDCSDCSDEDDCGYRGKDFQCDFEDAGMCGWTDQSVNAAAYSWEKRQRGDSLPDSGPSSDYTLGTATGSFMGVSAVKTESLSTAVLISPEMKMSSPTCRLRLRYFLWDSGHTGLGSTPLWASILHQDSREAIVWRPEATSVRGWREANIFLGQITPGFRIRLNSQRSKGQRGDVAVDHLEFLDCAVPLPLPGEECPTNMIECNREGCVEQRQVCDGTDDCGDRTDEDNCEEYKSCDFEEGLCDWDLTSLSRLKWVRTNQQNISSTDHLKGPGRDHSDNSVTGHFLYVTVPDGGLTDDWAAFQSPHLEPTNSSHPCKMVMYTHQFGPRSGGLTVLVADNKIYPVWGRAGALGDVWVKAEVEIVTNSTFQIVIVAAIRDFAYGGIAIDSIVLSPECRLTAAKNCCAAFPESPGQPCAEPDKMCDFHPDCADAEDEAKCGDFSYTNGSSGWIDTSIGSQGWLLYENVTAKEEYLYVASAPGQQMTEAETRTPFLGPTGPACTLSFDFALSGNPSHIGELSVRVIDSLLGPQPKLWEISGKTGTGEEAWRHAEVNIGVRKHRFQLALEAHARKICSCTRIKVKNVRFGSCHADYFPSSPTALSCNFEDGLCGWYQDNSDNFDWTVLDGMDHTIEIGRSLNVDMWSPSLRGAFGRLISFTQSPGPTDYCLSFFYKLYGSNTGTLNVKLLDNDGYEVILWTRSGAHGNVWHEAHCPVPHQLTKFQLMFEAVRSGFDGRVAIDDVTFVDRSCTVPRTCSFEGQQCGYSTSGSVQWLHRNRQTSNASGPKTDHTLETELGFYMMANTAGDTLPSGGTTVLTSPVRQGVAKTECVNFWYHMGGENPGSLTLYMKPAKGERVKIFSSSQNQGDVWRHGNGNITSTLVDWQLEFEVVGAGGKDTHVAVDDIFISAYPCEDQGSKCSLERGMCSWSNTQNIEVDQLDWELTNQEVERHYSTPAEDHTLGTEKGHFLFFPSSNRTAANQNAKLLSPHLPPTKGTCLKFWAYKPSSSNNELKVWRLSDNKLHQLLVVSDLGGPWKRFDVDIVATEEYQIVFEGIKGTSGVVALDDIEYTVGVNCAKEVADVSTSSAGQDNTGGIAASIIVVLLLIGTLIGLLIYYLRTRQRVKAAPGSSSSPSPSPPTAGFSNDTYEANVEQDHVTVSSVQNHPMAAGFNNVSYSADAREREVA; from the exons atgGTACAGTTGAGGAGCTCAGCCCTCATTCTGCTGTTGACTCTGCAGTTTG CGGCTGGTTCTTTGGTTCGTCGGTGCTTGAGTCCTGAGGGgaaatgtgattttgtgtgtgactgttctGACTGCAGCGATGAGGACGACTGCG GCTACAGAGGAAAAGACTTTCAGTGTGACTTTGAGGACGCAGGAATGTGCGGATGGACAGACCAGTCGGTCAACGCGGCAGCGTACAGCTGGGAGAAACGTCAGAGAGGGGACTCACTGCCCGACAGCGGGCCGTCCTCTGACTACACCCTCGGCACAGCCACAG GTTCGTTTATGGGAGTGAGTGCAGTGAAGACGGAGTCTCTCAGTACTGCGGTTTTAATCTCCCCGGAGATGAAAATGTCTTCACCGACCTGTCGCCTTCGTCTCAGATATTTCCTGTGGGACTCAG GTCACACAGGTCTGGGCTCCACACCCTTGTGGGCGTCCATCCTTCACCAGGACTCTCGAGAGGCCATAGTGTGGCGTCCTGAGGCCACCAGTGTCCGTGGCTGGAGGGAGGCTAACATCTTTCTGGGCCAAATAACCCCCGGCTTCCGAATCCGCCTTAACTCGCAGCGCTCCAAGGGCCAAAGAGGGGATGTGGCGGTGGACCACCTGGAGTTTCTGGACTGTGCCGTGCCCT TGCCACTCCCTGGTGAAGAGTGTCCAACAAACATGATCGAGTGCAACCGTGAGGGCTGCGTGGAGCAGCGGCAGGTCTGCGACGGCACCGACGACTGCGGTGACCGCACTGATGAGGACAACTGTG AAGAGTACAAGAGCTGTGACTTTGAGGAGGGTCTGTGTGACTGGGACCTGACCTCCCTGTCCAGGCTGAAATGGGTCAGGACCAATCAGCAGAACATCTCCAGCACGGATCATCTGAAAGGACCAGGCAGGGATCATTCCGACAACAGTGTGACAG GTCACTTCCTTTATGTTACTGTCCCTGATGGCGGTCTTACAGACGACTGGGCCGCCTTCCAAAGTCCCCACCTTGAACCCACCAATAGTTCACATCCTTgcaag ATGGTGATGTACACTCATCAGTTTGGGCCGAGGTCCGGTGGTTTGACGGTGCTGGTGGCAGATAATAAAATCTACCCGGTGTGGGGGAGGGCTGGAGCTTTAGGTGATGTTTGGGTGAAGGCAGAGGTGGAGATTGTCACCAACTCCACTTTCCAA ATCGTAATAGTGGCAGCAATCAGGGACTTTGCATATGGTGGTATCGCCATCGACAGCATCGTGCTGTCCCCTGAGTGCCGCTTAACAGCTG CGAAaaactgctgtgctgctttccCTGAATCTCCTGGCCAGCCATGCGCTGAACCTGACAAGATGTGTGATTTTCATCCTGACTGTGCTGATGCAGAGGATGAAGCGAAATGCG GAGATTTCTCTTACACGAATGGCAGCTCAGGCTGGATTGACACCAGCATTGGGAGTCAAGGCTGGCTGCTCTATGAAAACGTCACTGCCAAAG AGGAGTATCTGTATGTAGCCAGTGCCCCAGGCCAGCAGATGACCGAGGCCGAGACACGGACCCCCTTCCTGGGCCCCACTGGCCCAGCCTGCACCCTGAGCTTTGATTTTGCTTTAAGTGGGAATCCAAGTCATATTG gtgagctgtCCGTCAGGGTGATTGACAGCTTGCTGGGCCCGCAGCCTAAACTGTGGGAGATCAGTGGGAAGACGGGAACAGGGGAGGAGGCGTGGCGGCACGCCGAAGTGAATATTGGAGTCAGAAAACATCGCTTCCAG CTGGCGCTGGAAGCTCATGCGAGAAAAATTTGTTCATGCACCAGAATCAAGGTGAAAAACGTTCGCTTTGGCAGCTGTCATGCTGACTATTTTCCATCTTCTCCAACAG CACTCTCGTGCAACTTTGAAGACGGCCTGTGTGGATGGTATCAGGACAACAGTGACAACTTTGACTGGACGGTGCTTGATGGGATGGACCACACCATCGAGATTG GCAGGAGCCTCAACGTGGACATGTGGAGTCCTTCTCTGCGTGGTGCATTCGGGCGCTTAATTTCGTTCACACAGTCACCAGGTCCCACAGATTACTGCCTGTCCTTCTTTTACAAACTCTACGGGTCGAACACAG GCACTCTGAATGTGAAGCTGCTCGACAACGACGGTTATGAGGTCATCCTCTGGACCCGCAGTGGAGCTCATGGCAACGTGTGGCACGAAGCGCACTGCCCGGTACCACACCAGCTCACAAAGTTCCAG CTGATGTTTGAGGCGGTCCGCTCCGGTTTTGACGGACGTGTGGCCATTGACGATGTGACGTTCGTGGACCGCTCGTGCACCGTGCCAAGAACGTGTTCCTTTGAAGGCCAGCAGTGTGGGTACAGCACCTCTGGTAGCGTTCAGTGGCTCCACCGCAACAGACAAACCTCTAATGCAAGTGGGCCCAAAACTGACCACACTCTGGAGACTGAACTGG GCTTCTACATGATGGCTAACACCGCAGGAGACACCCTTCCCTCTGGTGGCACGACAGTCCTCACCTCACCTGTTCGCCAAGGAGTCGCCAAGACCGAGTGCGTCAATTTCTGGTATCACATGGGAGGAGAGAATCCTG GGTCTCTGACACTGTATATGAAGCCAGCGAAGGGGGAAAGGGTGAAGATCTTCTCTAGCAGTCAGAACCAGGGAGATGTCTGGCGCCATGGCAACGGCAACATCACTAGTACCCTTGTGGACTGGCAG TTGGAGTTTGAGGTGGTCGGAGCCGGAGGCAAAGACACTCACGTTGCGGTTGACGACATCTTCATCTCCGCTTACCCATGTGAAGATCAAG GTTCTAAGTGCAGTCTGGAGAGAGGGATGTGTAGCTGGAGCAACACTCAGAACATCGAAGTGGACCAACTGGACTGGGAGCTGACGAATCAGGAGGTAGAAAGGCACTACTCCACCCCGGCTGAAGACCACACTCTGGGTACAGAGAAAG gtcacttcctgttctttccGAGCAGCAACCGGacggcagccaatcagaacgcCAAGCTGTTGAGCCCTCACCTTCCCCCGACCAAAGGCACCTGCCTGAAATTCTGGGCCTACAAGCCATCCTCAT cgaacaatgagctgaaggtGTGGAGGCTTTCTGACAATaagctccatcagctgctggtggtgagCGACCTGGGAGGTCCGTGGAAACGATTTGACGTCGACATCGTAGCTACTGAGGAATACCAG ATTGTGTTTGAAGGGATCAAAGGCACATCAGGCGTTGTCGCTTTGGACGACATCGAGTACACCGTCGGAGTCAACTGTGCTAAAGAAGTCGCAGATGTGTCGACAA GCTCAGCAGGGCAGGACAACACAGGAGGGATTGCAGCGTCGATCATCGTGGTCCTGCTGTTGATCGGCACATTGATTGGCTTGCTGATTTACTACCTCCGAACCCGACAGAGAGTCAAGGCTGCGCCtggttcatcatcatcaccatcaccatcacctccCACAGCTGGTTTCAGTAATGACACATACGAAGCAAATGTTGAA CAGGACCATGTGACGGTTTCATCAGTGCAAAACCATCCAATGGCAGCTGGCTTCAATAATGTCTCT tACTCTGCTGAtgccagagagagggaggtggcgTGA
- the LOC121622855 gene encoding glutamine synthetase-like gives MASVSSSSCLNKAVRQQYMNLSQGGKCQVTYIWIDGTGEGLRNKTRTLDSEPTSIEDIPEWNFDGSSTYQAEGSNSDMYLIPVRMFRDPFTFDPNKLVLCEVLKYNRLPAETNHRVSCNEIMEKVKEHCIWFGMEQEYTLLGIDGHPFSWPLNGYPAPQGPYYCGVGAQNAYGRDIVECHYKACLYAGVKICGTNAEVMPSQWEFQVGPCEGIQMGDHLWVARFLLHRVCEDFGVVATLDPKPMKGNWNGAGCHTNVSTNQMREEGGLKYIEQAIERLSKKHAEHIRVYDPRGGQDNMRRLTGLHETSSINEFSAGVANRGSSIRIPRQVGHDKKGYFEDRRPSANCDPYAVTGAITRTCLLDLEDEEEKK, from the exons ATGGCGTCGGTGTCATCCAGCTCCTGCCTCAACAAGGCTGTGCGCCAACAGTACATGAACCTGTCTCAGGGGGGGAAGTGCCAGGTTACCTACATCTGGATCGACGGCACCGGAGAGGGACTTCGCAACAAGACCCGGACCCTGGACAGTGAGCCAACAAGCATAGAAG ATATCCCCGAGTGGAACTTTGATGGCTCGAGCACATACCAGGCCGAAGGCTCCAACAGTGACATGTACCTCATTCCAGTCCGCATGTTCAGGGACCCATTCACCTTCGACCCCAACAAACTGGTCCTCTGTGAGGTCCTCAAATACAACCGTTTGCCTGCAG AAACTAACCATCGAGTGAGCTGCAACGAAATCATGGAGAAGGTTAAAGAGCACTGCATTTGGTTTGGCATGGAGCAGGAGTACACGCTCTTGGGAATAGATGGACATCCTTTTAGTTGGCCCTTAAATGGATACCCAGCACCCCAAG GACCTTACTACTGTGGGGTGGGGGCACAAAATGCTTATGGACGGGACATCGTGGAGTGCCACTACAAGGCCTGCCTCTACGCAGGGGTCAAAATCTGTGGAACCAATGCTGAAGTTATGCCATCTCAG TGGGAGTTCCAGGTGGGTCCTTGCGAGGGCATTCAGATGGGAGACCATCTGTGGGTTGCACGCTTCCTGCTGCATCGTGTGTGTGAAGATTTTGGGGTTGTTGCAACACTGGACCCCAAACCAATGAAGGGCAACTGGAACGGTGCCGGTTGCCACACGAACGTCAGCACCAATCAGATGAGGGAAGAAGGTGGACTGAA ATACATCGAGCAGGCCATCGAGAGGCTGAGTAAGAAACATGCAGAGCACATCCGTGTGTATGACCCACGTGGAGGGCAGGACAACATGAGGCGCCTCACGGGCCTCCATGAAACCTCCAGCATCAACGAATTCTCTGCCGGAGTGGCCAACCGAGGCTCCAGCATCCGCATCCCTCGCCAGGTAGGCCATGACAAGAAAGGCTACTTTGAGGATCGCCGCCCTTCAGCAAACTGCGACCCGTACGCCGTGACAGGGGCCATCACAAGGACCTGCCTGCTTGATttagaggatgaagaagagaagaagtaG